The Palaemon carinicauda isolate YSFRI2023 chromosome 38, ASM3689809v2, whole genome shotgun sequence genomic interval TACTGACAAGTGCTTGTAAAATTTTAGAATTCAGAAAGGCCTTGGAGAAAAGAAGTAATTTTGAGCTTTTATATATGCTGATTAAAACACATTCAAAAAGgtcttgctataaaaaaaaaaaaaaaaaaaaaaaaaaaaaaaacagaagcaatttagatttttcataaataccGAATAAAGGCCAAAGAAATTGAAGCAATTTGGTAGCGGCAAAATCACCATGAACAGTCAAATTATTTAATATGAAAAATCAGAGTAAAAAGTTAATCATTCTCGACAGGCAATCAGCAGCAATTACGTACCTAAACggcctattattgttattgttgttattgtttttttatttttatctttatttttatttttattttatttttatttttatttttattttatttttatctttatttttatctttattattattattattattattatttgctaagctacaaccttaattggaaaatagcccaataaggaaaggaaagatggaaaaagtaaatatttcaagaacagcaacaacattgaaataaatacttcaaataGAATAACAGCGAAACTTGAAATTAGCATCTGGATAGACGTCCCACTAGCGTTGGAGGTAAGTAGGAGATGAGCTGAAGATAAGTAGGAGATGAGCTGGAGATAAGTAGGAGATGAGCTAGCGATAAGTAGGAGATGAGCTGGAGATGAGCTAGCGATAAGTAGGAGATGAGCTAGAGATAAGTAGGAGATAAGTAGGAGATAAGCTGGAGATAAGTAGGAGATGAGCTAGAGATAAGTAGGAGATGAGCGGGAGATGAGCTAGCGATAAGTAGGAGATGGGCTAGACATAAGTAGGAGATAAGCTAGAGATAAGTAGGAGATAAGCTAGAGATAAGTAGGAGATGGGCTGGAGATAAGTAGGAAAAGAGCTAGAGATAAGTAGGAGATAAGCTGGAGATAAGAGATAAGTAGGAGATAAGCTGGAGATAAGAGATGAGCTGGAGATAAGTAGGGGATAACCCACAATTAATGAGTCAGGAGTGATCTCATTAATAAGGCTTAGTTTCTTTCGATTTAAATCAGCCAAGAATAAAAATAGATCGGGTAGAAAATAGACAAATCTATGATGTAAGTCACGATGAAAATTCTATCAACTGAAGTTCAAAGCACCTCTATCCACATCCAAAAATGACAGGCAATTGACGTGTGGTATAAATATGCCATCATGTGGCTAAATCATTTGGGCCGTGACCCAAGTGTTGAATGGGGGTCTCAAAGACACGagacattattatcaatattaatattattattaatatcaatattaatattgatattaatattattatcaatactaatattaatattaatatttttattattattaaaattttcattaatattaatatttttatcaatattaatttcattattatttttatctgtattttcatttttatttttattattattattatcattatttttattatttttattatatttgtagtacaatttttatcattattattattattattattattattattattattattattattattattattattattattagctaagctacaaccccagtgaaaaaatcaggatgctacaagcccaagggctccaacaatgggaaaaaaatagccgagtgaggacatggcataagtaaataaataaaactatatacaaGTAAATTGAATaaagaagataaaatatattaatatcagtCACAACGTTAAActacatatatcataaataaactatgaacacTGGTTCAGgtcagctgttcaacataaaataaaaaatattcaaggaCCTATTTCACATACAAGACACTATGCTTGATGAAAATTAATTCTTCATATATGTAACAATTAATTCTTATCGGGGAATAAAACTTCATAATGACAAGAAGGTTTAGATGTGCCAATGTTGCTCTCAAGTGTTTTGTGAAACTATCCCGATTTACTTAAGGCCTTCTTTTCCTTTACAGATACTGAGGTCTTCAACGTTACGTTCGAGGATGAGGTAATATGGTTTGCaatgatacgatatatatatatatatatatatatatatatatatatatatatatatatatatatatatatatatatatatatatatatacatatatatatatatatatatatatatacatatatatatatatatatacatatatatatatatatatatatatatatatatatatatatatatacatatatatatatatatatatatacatatatatatatatatatatatatatatatatatatatattatgtatatatatatatatatatatatatatatatatatacatatatatatatatatatatatatatatatatatatatatatatatgtatatatatatacatatatatatatatatatatatatatatatatatatatatatatatatatatatatatatatatatacacatacgtataagttttatgtacatatctatctatctatctatctatctatatatatatatatatatatatatatatatatatatatatatatatatatatatatatatatatatatatatatatatatatatatatatatatatatatatatatatatatatatatatatatatatatatatatatatatatatatatatatatatatatatatatatatatatatatatatatatatatatatattaaaatgaaaagtaACGATTGACAATTTTCCTATCAAAATCTAATATCAGATTcgtaatttctttgtttatttcctttactcttccAGGAAGTCCCCAAACGGTGATGCTTCTGATACGTCTACCCATTCTTCTGCTTTTCGTGGCAGCATTGTCAGATTGCGCCAGAAAAAACTTAAAAAGAGTGGACGATGGTCCACCAAGACCTACAGATATCCGCAGGTATATTGGCTCAGACCGCAGTCGCAGAGCTCTGAAGAATGCCCAAGCCTATGACCAGTTGTATGTCACGGATCCTAGCCCTTACATACTAGCGGAGGTCTTGAAAGACCTAGGTGGAGGAGCAGAAGGTCTGTGCCACGTACTTGTGTACTATGATCCCAAAGCAGTATCACCGGAGGACCTGGACACCCTACAGACAAATTTGGAGGCCCCTGTTATCCTAATAGATGTATCAAAACTGAAGTTTTCTCTGATCACTAAATCACAGCGTGATGTTCCCCTACTTGACCTACTGTCGAATCGGCCCGATCAGCGATGTCGACTGCTACTGGCTTGGTCATCACCAAATTACCAACGAGGGCTCCTCCTCATCCTAAGAGCTGAAGAAAATATATTGGGCCACAAAGACACAGTGATTCTCCCGGTTAGTGACCATCGTCTAGATCGTTTCTTACCCCAGCTCAAACGTAGAGTTCTAATCAAGAAACGTGGATCTAGAGTGAGCCGTAATCGTCGTGAAACATTGAATTCCAGGTTTTTGGTTGAAGGAGTATGTGAAGCATGCACAAAATATACTCTGCAGCAGTTGGGAGAGTGGAGTCAGCCAACTGGCTGGATATGGGGCGGATCAAACCTTCGTAACAGGGGGCTATCAGGAGTTGAAGTGATAGTTTCGTATACTCCATCTGTTCCAAATATTTTTGttactgaaaataaaaatgatggcTCACTTGTACTTGAAGGAGTTGAAATGCGTTTACTAGAATATGCGGCACAGGCTCTCAATTTCACCTACAGATTAGTTGTCCCACCAGATGGGGAATGGGGTAGGCCAATAAATGGTACCTGGACAGGAAAGGTTGGAGAGATAATAAAGGGGAATGCAGATATTGCTATTGGTGGTCTTGTTTATACAAAGGAGCGAGCTGAAGTCACTGAATATTCAATTTTGTTTCATAATGAATTGTGGGGTATAGTTTGTCCCCTATCTGTTAGACTTCCTGTATGGCCATATGTTATGTTCCCATTCAGAACAGAGAGTGCACCAACTGTATTCAAATTTCTTGTCATTTTCCATGTAATGGCCTTTTTAATAGTTTCTACGGTGGGCATTCAAGAAGAAACAACTCCTCGACACCCATTATCAGAATCTATGTACATAACTATCAAAACCGGCATCTCGCTTTACTTACGACTCATGGCTTGCCTCTACTTCTGGAACCTTTTTTTCTGTCTGATGAAACCAAAATATGAAGCCCCCATAGTTGACTCAATAGCATTGCTCCATAGTGGGAAACATTGGGGCATTGTTAGTGGAACAACAGTGACAAGGGTATTATCTACATCTTCAAGTCCTGGTCATATTGAGCTGGACGCAGGTGCTGAACCCTTGAATTCAATAAGTGAAGGTTTCCAACGTTTAAGGAGTGATGGACTATGTCTTGTTGGAGTACCTAAGAGATATGCAAAAGCTACAATTGCTACAAGACATACAACTGAGTGTGGAGAACCTGGTCTgcaaataagtgaagaaaacttgAACTCAGTACTTGGAGGATGGATATACCCCTATGGTTCACCTCTAACTGAGCCAATGAATCTTATCATCAGTCGGCTTCAAGGGTTTGGGTTTCTAGAACATTGGCGGCAAGAATTACATCTGATGCTTTTAACAAAAGGGCCGCGGGACTTGCCATGTCTTAATCCGCCTTTAAATGCACTTACCGTCATGGACCTTCGCCTTGCATTTTTGGTTCTCCTTGTAGGCTGGAGCGCTGCTCTACTAGCTCATATTGCTGAGCAtgtgatgtattatatatataatccactAGAGCACAATAATATCACCAGGCGCAAAGAAGTTGGAAACATTGTACGACGTAATACTAATATAGCTATTGTGGACCCTAATGCAAGAGAACCTGTTTCTATTGATGATAGATACAATAACATCAACATCGTCGAGACTGAACCACGTAAGAAAAACACGATCGATGAAACTATCAAAAGTAAGACCAACAAAACTGATGACTACATATCGTCAGAGGACAACTCACCATGTCACACATACAAAGTACGAGATTGGCTTAGGAATGTTTTAACGCCAACAGAGAAATTAGATGTCACTGTAAAAGAAATAGAGCTCAGAAAACAGCTGAAGACTATCCTCAATGATATGTGGGGAATCAACCCCAAATGACAGGAGGCCCCAGAGACGAAAGATACATGGCCTTCGCCTCTGGGGCAAAAGTGGTCCAAAGCAGCCAAAATGACAATGCCTTCACAAGACTTAGAAGACAAAATTAAGCCCAAATTTCATTCTTCCGAGTTGAAGTCTCAACTGATAGATGTAAAACATAAAGAAGCGGACGGAACACGACTAGAGAGCCCAGAGATAGCAGACTTCAGGGTACATCCAAGACCTGAACTGAGAAGGGCAAGAAGGGAAGAAGAGGGAGAAAACCCATGGGAAGTGTTCACTATACTTCCCTCACAACCCCCAAGAAGAGCTAATGAACAATTACCCGTGAAAAGCAGAAGCCAATCTCTGAAAATACGTCCAGCAAGTAAAAAGCCTGCCTCCAGAACTGCATCATTTGACCAAAACACTAAAGTCCCAGTTGTACTTAGGAGCGTTGTTAATCCTCCAAACGTTCTCGttttaaaagatgaagagaaaatggtGGAAGCAACAAAACATCACCCAAATGTGCCACAGAGGCCTGTGACATTTATTCCAGAATCCTCCTCTTCAGAAAGTGAGAGTAACGGTGTTCTGAGCGCCAGCAGCGACACAGATGAAGGTATgttacatgatttattttttttctgacagtATACTAGCAGTAGTATATCACACAGTGCTTTCACGTGTACTTTCAAGTTTAGCCTTCAATTAATAATCAAAGAGTGATTAATGCAACTAAATACATTATTAATGTCTGAGTAACATGATTGCAAATGCTTGAAAGCTCCTAATTAAGACTAGTTGTTAACTAAATTTTGTCTCAACTAATTAATACTTTGACTCCTATTCTACAGTCATGACGAATATCATTTCTTGAAATTGTTTTCCTATTATTTTGatattctttaaaagctaatttcACCAATTCTTTATTCAAATACCACTTAAAACATTAAGTGTCACATGGTAATGACTTGCTTTATTTGTGTAGCCTATTATTTGTCTgttctaaaaattatatttcctataATTTTTTGTTCCTCTTAGGCACAGCGTGGGttaaaaatgcaaataaaactACATACTATATACAGTGTCTACCTATGTCCCAGTTATCACAGTTTACCTTCTCGGTATTTTGCATATGAAAATAACGCCCAAAAATTACGTACAGTATATTATCATGTCAAAATAGTTGCAGAAGTATTCCCGAGTAGATTTTTTCCTCCATACAACGAAAAATGG includes:
- the LOC137630121 gene encoding uncharacterized protein, whose translation is MLLIRLPILLLFVAALSDCARKNLKRVDDGPPRPTDIRRYIGSDRSRRALKNAQAYDQLYVTDPSPYILAEVLKDLGGGAEGLCHVLVYYDPKAVSPEDLDTLQTNLEAPVILIDVSKLKFSLITKSQRDVPLLDLLSNRPDQRCRLLLAWSSPNYQRGLLLILRAEENILGHKDTVILPVSDHRLDRFLPQLKRRVLIKKRGSRVSRNRRETLNSRFLVEGVCEACTKYTLQQLGEWSQPTGWIWGGSNLRNRGLSGVEVIVSYTPSVPNIFVTENKNDGSLVLEGVEMRLLEYAAQALNFTYRLVVPPDGEWGRPINGTWTGKVGEIIKGNADIAIGGLVYTKERAEVTEYSILFHNELWGIVCPLSVRLPVWPYVMFPFRTESAPTVFKFLVIFHVMAFLIVSTVGIQEETTPRHPLSESMYITIKTGISLYLRLMACLYFWNLFFCLMKPKYEAPIVDSIALLHSGKHWGIVSGTTVTRVLSTSSSPGHIELDAGAEPLNSISEGFQRLRSDGLCLVGVPKRYAKATIATRHTTECGEPGLQISEENLNSVLGGWIYPYGSPLTEPMNLIISRLQGFGFLEHWRQELHLMLLTKGPRDLPCLNPPLNALTVMDLRLAFLVLLVGWSAALLAHIAEHVMYYIYNPLEHNNITRRKEVGNIVRRNTNIAIVDPNAREPVSIDDRYNNINIVETEPRKKNTIDETIKSKTNKTDDYISSEDNSPCHTYKVRDWLRNVLTPTEKLDVTVKEIELRKQLKTILNDMWGINPK